AGTTCTGTTTAAGAAACCACTTAAGAGACATCTTAGTGTAATAGCATTTACAAGTCTCGGATTCTGACCCGTTTGTACTGTACTGATCACTGCTCCAATatttacaataataataataatatggaACAGGATTTTCTTCCTACCCTAACGTACCAGATTTCTAGAGCGGGTTTTTAGCACATCCACAAACATAGATGTCTCTTAGGCATCGTAATTGATACGGTTCATAGAATACCCACTGGGAGGTGCATTTCTTAAATTTCAGGTTTAGCTGTctttgttttaaggaaaatcCCTTCACTATCGTTTCTCTAAAAACATACAGAATCAATTAGAATGAACGTGAGGCTGCAGGAAACAAGCTGCCTCCCCTGTAAACATGAAGTCCATTTTGTTTACTGGATCTTGGCTTGCTATATTAGCTTTCCTGTAAGATGGAGTGGTCATCAATTTTCCATTAGCGCGCAGATGGTGAAAGTGCTTGTCTGACAGCGCAAAACAAGCTTCTCTGCGTTCAGCAGAATAAAATCCTACTAAACCTAGAGAAAAATCATTCTGATTCTAAGAAGCTTTTAACAGGATTGTAACTTACAGgcatattttctttcactaaTCAAGACAAACCTAAGACAATGTTATAAAATGATGCGCACCTACCTCTTTTCTGAAAGGATGCTGAAAGAGCGCTGTTctggtcctttttttttttttttaatgcagcctATGGCAGAGCCAAGATGGAGCTTTTCTACCATTGGCCAGAGTGTGATGCTGCTGACAACTTCCTTTACGCTCATTTGCATCAAGCCCCAAACCTCAGGAGTAAATCATTCATGAATTTGATTTTTACTGTCTTGCGTAAGCAACAAACCCCTTCCGTGCTCATTTTTGGGGATGCTTTTTGTGCGTGATGAGCTTGTGAGGGGAAAATCACCCTGGAAGTGCAGTGGTGGATGTGACCCCGCTTTCCTTTGTGCTGGCTGCAAAGCAGCAGGACAAACCGTGACGTTTGAAGTGTTAATATCTGCAGATTGCCAGCTTCCCAACTGTATGGTTGGATTGACTTGTtgtgagcagcagcaggctgTAGCCAGGCAGATTAAACGAGATGATCTCCTTGATTCACTTGACAGAACAAATACACCTTAAGTCATCTTAGCTATTTACTCTAcctctgaatttatttttgtcactTCAGACCTCTCGTTTCATGtatgattttttatttataaaatgtccTGCGGGGACATTAATTGTTAATGATAAAAGGGAATGCTGTGGGGTTGTATTTTCAGGGGAAgactgcttttgtttctctccctttttccacCTTAATTTAGTTACCAGAGTAAAATGTTCTTCTGTAGCTGGAGTTACACTGATTCTTCTCCGTTAATTTTGGAATTGTGCTACATAAAGCCTCTAATACAAAGTCATTTAATAGCTTCACAGTTACCAGTTGCCGTTTTTGCATTTGTTGCTTAGGCATTCTGTATTTTACTATTTTAGCACCAGTTTCCATGAAGCGTTACCAATGTTTATCAAAAGTGGATCTGTTTGAAATTTGACTACATCCAAAGTTCCCACTTTGTCGTTGCCTTTTATAGTGACTTATAGATCAACTTAGCGGTAGGTTGAGATGCAGCAAGACCTCTCTGCCAGTTAATGCACTAAATTTCATTGTTCTTTTCTTGACTGGTTTTTGTCACAGAAATAATAGGAGCTCAGTATCTCCGAGATACCTACTGTCTTGTCAGTTTTGATTAGAAATCtccagtgaattaaaaaaattaaaaatgcctgtgccaatgGAGAgggaattttcttttcctggagtAGCTGAAGTGCTGAAAAACTGTTACCATTAAGTCTGAGTTATGCTGGCAGCACGCCTGTGACTTTTGATAGCGGTTTGTGGGTATTTCTGTTTAATGTGCTGTGCTAATAGCTACAGTTAATAAAATAGTTGTTAACAACCTTGCAAGAAAACAAGCACAGCCTTCTTTGACTCGGTGTACCAATGCTGAATACCTTTTAGGAATAAAGCAAAACTTTCTGCTTCTATCTCAGCAGCACAAAGCTATCTGTAGAGTTAGTCATTGGGTACAAATAGATTACTTCAGCATGAATTAATGTAGCGTAAATCACTGTGAtatgttaaaaattaaatgtgtgCTCCTACGGTAGTTATGCTGTAGTTGCTCATTGTTTTCCTCGAAGCCAGGTCCAAATAACTTTTATATTTATGGAGCTCTGCTCAGAGGTATTCCAGTGCCGTGCCTGTTGACAGGTAACTGGGCCTGGAATTCTCTGAAGGTGTCCGCTCCTGCAACACACTTTTCTGTTTATAGTTGTGATTCTGAAAGCTTCTGGAAGTAGAGTGAGATAGAGATGGAGTGCAGAGCCAACAGAGTGGTGTTGAAAGCATCAATtaattgttttctccttttgtagATCACAGCAATGGATCATTTAACTTGAAAGCCCTTTCAGGAGGCTCTGGCTACAAGTTTGGAGTCCTTGCTAAAATAGTGAATTATATGAAGGTACAGTGTTTTGATGTAAAAttataatgttttgaaataCTTTGGTTATTAATTCTCCTCTAGTAGCTGAAAGATGCTGAATATTTCAAACTGTaaacttcttttatttcaatAGTGAGAGTTTTAACAAACTGCTTGTTAAATTCAAAGTGCTGTCAGCAAACAAAGCGGTCAGCATATCGTTCCATTACTGAAATTGTAATTATTCCAGCTCACTTTAAAACCAGGATAATGGGCTTTATTTGCAGTAGAAATAGGAATTGCAAGATGCTGTCAGCTTTTAGGATTCATGAGCTGTTTATCCAAATAATGTGTAATTTGATGCTTGACAGATGACTTCGTCATCAATCTCAGCTGGTACTaattttttcccttattctcaaaACCCCTAGATTAAAACTCATGTGCTATGTGTACTGTCTCTCTCCTGGTTTTGCAAAAGTTATTTTGTCATCACCAATTTTAGTTACTTTATCATAACTGAGTCACTGAATAAAATAAGCACAGAAGTCTAATAGATCCTGTTTACTGTTCCAGACTCGACACCAGCGTGGCGACACACATCCGTTGACCTTAGACGAGATTTTGGATGAAACACAACATTTAGATATTGGACTCAAACAGAAACAATGGTTAATGAGTGaggtaaagaaaacatttgtttagaTTTTAATTAGAGGTAAAGATTTAAGATAAACCTGAATTATGCGTGTTTGTTTAATTACAAGCTCTGTAAATATATAATCCCCCTTTTACGAAAATGCATTGATTCATGTCTCTGCCTGTCTTGTAGCTCCTACTGTTGAGGTAACAGTGAAATGAAAGCTATTCTGACATTTTTAAGGACCTGTTAGAATTGTTACACAAAGTATATTTTATGTCAAGTGAGTTTATTCATTAGTAATTTATATGAACAattcttaaaatttttttttaaaaaaaaatttcaagcaGAGAGCTCTTCCAGTATTGAGGATGTTAAATTAACTAAACGAAAGGAGAGTATGGCACAAAAGACATAGGCTTACATTTCTTTGTTACTTAGTGAAATGAAGAATTCTGGTGTGAAATTACGTCTGAAACTGTAGGGTACTAGGTCTGCAAATTCCACTGCTGGAGTTTATTAACCTCACTCTTGATGCTAGGTTTCATTCTTAGAGATTCACTGTAACTTGAGACCATGTTCTTCCTCCTGCTTGATTGATCTGAATGTCTTCATGGAATTTCAAGATTAGTAAGTCAGCAAAATATCGTATTCAGTTTTTCTGCTGGATTGATGTGCCTGGTTTTGTTCAGATTATACTGAAAAATCTTCACAACAGAGTAGTTAGGGCTGCTGAGACATGCGAAGAAGAAAAAACTAGGAGGGTTTTAACTAACATAGCTTGTAGCATTCTTTTGCTACCAGTGCTACTATTCTGGGGTACGAAACCTCCAGTCTGGCAGTGTTGGCTGTGATGGCAGGTTGACTTTGCTGAAGTCTTTCAAAAGGCAGCTCCAGGTTGTTTCCACAATGAACCAGAATATGAAGATGGAATGAAAAACCTCCTCCCAAGAAATGTGTATAAATTTATCACTGGATTGTTACTGGATGAGAAAAGGTGAACAAATACCTTGCATTGCCATAGTTAGTTACCTTCTCTGTTACAggtgttttcttcctcctttcttctttctgtgtctcttctctcctttcagGGTTAGGCTGGCATCTGCAGAAGAAACTAAGCAGAGTTGCCCTCTGTTACAGTTGAACTTCCATCGTGGTACTGGCTACACAACAAAACTGATTTCAAGCATATCCTGAATAATTTAAGTTTTTCTTGAACTTCTGGTCGGCTTAACTCAGAAGCTGGTGTCATAAGTAGAATCCTGCTGTGCAGGAGGGCTCCTCTTCTCAGTTCCTTCTACAGCTGCTGGTGCCAACTGACAGCAGTTGGGAAAGACTGACTTCCATTTTGTTCATCCCTGGTTAATGCCCTTCACCCAAGCTTGATGTATGCGTTGGCGCTTTATATTCAGCCGGAGCACACATTTTTgcattcccttttctttttattttcattcccttCTTAAAAAGGAAAGCGTGGCTTCATGGAACTTTGAGACCAAAGGATTTAAGTGAATGATGTTAAGCCTCCTTTAGTGCTTTGTGCTTTATGTTGTGGCAAATTATGCCTTGGCTGATGGATCTAGGATCCAAAGatttaaaatccatttcagaCTCCGAGCTGGCAGCTGTGGCTGATGCGCTCTAGCTGTTCAAAAgcacacttgaaaaaaaagtactaGGGTGTGCTCTTTTTCAAGGTTTAAATTTATGTCCCTGTTACAGGCTCTAGTCAACAATCCAAAAATAGAGGTTGTAGACGGAAAGTACGCTTTCAAACCCAAGTACaacttgaaagacaaaaaggcTCTGCTCAGGCTCTTGGACAAGCATGACCAGCGAGGACTGGGAGGAATCCTTTTGGAAGATATTGAGGAAGGGCTCCCCAATGCCCAGAAAGCTATAAAGGTGAGTAGCATGTGTCTGCAAATCCATTCCAGTTACCCTCTTAAAAGGGAAGCAGAAGCTAAGAGACAATTTTCTTATGGattgtgtcttctgttttgGTAACTCAAATGCTCTTTTAGACCCAATATTTtagctttttctgtatttcatccTTTATTTTAAGATTTGGCCTGATTTCTCAGCACAGCTGTCAAAGCTCTGTTTCATAAAAGACTTTTGATCTCCCACATTCCAAATGCAGGCATTTAGTTCTGCTTTTTATACCTTTATCCCAGTCCCTTCATATCTCACCTTTGATTTATTAACATACTTACTGTCAGCATCTGCTTtggatgctttttttctttgccagttTCTTTACTGCCTCTTTGGTTTGTTGGGCTTTTTGTAGCGCAACGTCTCGGTCTGTTGTTCAAATTGGAATCCTTATTCTTGGAAACAAAGTGATTTTGAGTTGttcttttgcatttgtttttgagGCTTTAGGGGACCAGATCATCTTTGTTAATCGCCCCGataagaagaaaattcttttctaCAATGACAAGAGCTGTCAGTTTACTGTGGATGAAGGTAGGTGATTGTTTACATATGTTTCCATGGTAGTTGGTTTGAGTTCATCTTAAGCACCTAGATGTATAAACAATCTTTTAAGGTGGCAATGACTAGGTAGTGTACTAGGTATATCCAGATGTCAGGAGAATGGCTTATATTAACAAGAGGGTGACAATAGCAAATGAGTTTTGGGGGTATCATCCTCTGCTTTATAATGGATACACTGGAAGGTGGTACCAGGAATCCAACAGTTCTTTTCAAGTGTAGCAGTacagaagagattaaaaatcACCTGACTGACTAAAATGGCATCTAACATTTTGCTGTGTAAGGGGCAGCCAAAAACCTCAACAAAATGGCTTCTGGTTTCAAGACTGTTGGTTTTTTCCCAGTTTATTAATCCTGTGCCTTTTATTAGTGAACACAGCGAGAAGCCACAAATGAAACAAGAGGAGGAAGCAAACAGGGAGATGTGAGCAAAAGACCTGAGAAGTAGTAGATTACAACTGGGAGGATAGCACAGATGTTGGGATAGTGCTGCTGCCTAGAGCTGGAGTGGATTTGGGGCTTCAGAAGCTCAGCATGTATTTCCTATCTAACAAAATGTGGTAAAATCCTCTGATGCGGTGTGCCTGTTTAAGCAGGGAAATTAATTGCACCAATCAGGGTATGTTCCAATAACGACATTATGCCAGCATCTATTGCCAGCGAgtacagaaagcagaaggcaCTCTGTGTCAAAAGATCTGATTACAAAATGACTCAACAACACTGAATACTTTCTGTTCTTGTAACGTAGCACATAAAGCCATCTTATCTTCTAATGTCACAGTAtggtaaaaaaaaggaaagtagaaACTTGAACTGTGCTACTTACAGGACCGTAGAACAAAGCAtagacctctttttttttttcttgagtagCTCAGGGAGATTactatttttaatagaattaaGCAGCTGGAAACTCATATGATTAACTTATTTGTTATTACTGCACTTGTACTCTTAGTAATAATAGCTTTCTTCCACAAAGATAATTAAGCAGATGTGACAcctacagcatttaaaaatataaaaattgtttcaaaatattgaAGTGAATCTCTTTTTAAACAGTAATTTCTGTCACTTCTTGGTAGTGGTGGTCGGAACTAGATACAGAATTATAAGCTTTTAGCCTGCATTCACTGAGGAATTTGTAACTTCCAACGCCTGTGAGTTTACCATTAACAATGTCATCCTGCTCAGACAGTGCCTCTTCAGTCTGTCGGCCCACAGCTTTTAGGGATCCAAACATGGCCAAAACATTTAGACATCAATGCTATTGCAGTAACTGTTAAGACAAAGCTTTTAAGATTTTAGTAGCAACTGGTTATATCACAGTCACAATTGCTGATAATTCTttcttgtgcatttttttctggcacCCAACCATACTAAAAGAGTTGGCAGAGGGAGATCGCTACCTTGTTCCTCCTTGTAATAACTCTAGgataattttgaattttaataaaagaacCCATCTTATTAAGATGCAGCAAGAGACATTTGCaagctcttcatcagggagccAGTACGAATCCCAGGCTGGGCCTATACAGTACATTATATTTTAGCACACACAGCACTGATCTTTGTTTAGGAACAAGCAATGTTGAAGCTGTTGGGCTCAATCTCCTTATGAAGGCAGGCCTTTAAGAACGCAGAGTCTCTAATGAAGGGATTACTAGTGTGCAGCGTTCGTAGTTCAAGGtggctttgctttctttcatccGCAGGTGGCAGCGTGTTCCCATCTGATCAGatctgttgtttttgtttttcttttttttttttttttgtgggtatGCTGATGCTTTGTTCTGAGACAGGACGAGAGTACTTGCTCTTTCGTGAATTTTGTGATCGGCTTGCATGTGCCATAACTCTTAAAACCTCCCTGAGTGGGTTAACTTACTTATGGCAGCTATAACAGGTCCTTTTTCCATCCATGTTATCCTGTGATGAGGAAAATCCATCCTTCCTGAGCAGTTTTGCTTTAAGATACTTTCCAGAGCACCAGAAGCATCTCACAGGGAGTCATAGGCAGGATTGTCTCTGTACAGGATGAGTTATGACACGTTTCTACATTAGCTGTGCTATTTTAACTCATTATCTCTAGCAACACTAAGATGAACTTTTTGGAAGACTGCGAAATAAGCCTTGGAGTGTTGTCAGACTCTTTGATCTAGCAGCTGATGACAGTTCAAAATATGTTTCTAGTTTAATGTTTATCCTTAGCAATAAGGCCCCTGTGCTCTTCAGTGCATGATTCTGCCATATGACAGTCTCTGGTTTCGAACACATGTTGGCTGGGATTAATATCCTCTAAAAGTTAGACGTCTTCTCCCATCACAGTCTGAGCTCCATCACCAGGCAGCAAgaaagaggagctgctggggcaATGTGGAGATCACTGCCTGAAGTAGGGGAGGAACCGCTTCCCCGCAGTGCCTGCCTCTGCCCTTTCTACAGCTGTTTTGATGGCTGaacaagcttttctttctc
The window above is part of the Phaenicophaeus curvirostris isolate KB17595 chromosome 4, BPBGC_Pcur_1.0, whole genome shotgun sequence genome. Proteins encoded here:
- the GTF2E2 gene encoding transcription initiation factor IIE subunit beta isoform X2, with the translated sequence MDPSLLRERELFKKRALSTPAVEKRPAPSSDSSASKKKKVKVEQSGSSSSKQSTDHSNGSFNLKALSGGSGYKFGVLAKIVNYMKTRHQRGDTHPLTLDEILDETQHLDIGLKQKQWLMSEALVNNPKIEVVDGKYAFKPKYNLKDKKALLRLLDKHDQRGLGGILLEDIEEGLPNAQKAIKGTRSSLLIAPIRRKFFSTMTRAVSLLWMKRRASLLCPSAWPTVSVDTAPEVAGDSNRVTTCHLLLPGPSHELLFTGGDPLCCLEPQQKLG
- the GTF2E2 gene encoding transcription initiation factor IIE subunit beta isoform X3 → MDPSLLRERELFKKRALSTPAVEKRPAPSSDSSASKKKKVKVEQSGSSSSKQSTDHSNGSFNLKALSGGSGYKFGVLAKIVNYMKTRHQRGDTHPLTLDEILDETQHLDIGLKQKQWLMSEALVNNPKIEVVDGKYAFKPKYNLKDKKALLRLLDKHDQRGLGGILLEDIEEGLPNAQKAIKALGDQIIFVNRPDKKKILFYNDKSCQFTVDEETGQPAVSFCLANRKRGHCSRGGRGQ
- the GTF2E2 gene encoding transcription initiation factor IIE subunit beta isoform X4 → MDPSLLRERELFKKRALSTPAVEKRPAPSSDSSASKKKKVKVEQSGSSSSKQSTDHSNGSFNLKALSGGSGYKFGVLAKIVNYMKTRHQRGDTHPLTLDEILDETQHLDIGLKQKQWLMSEALVNNPKIEVVDGKYAFKPKYNLKDKKALLRLLDKHDQRGLGGILLEDIEEGLPNAQKAIKGTRSSLLIAPIRRKFFSTMTRAVSLLWMKNFRSCGGAFPWIPWMRRKLKST
- the GTF2E2 gene encoding transcription initiation factor IIE subunit beta isoform X1 — its product is MDPSLLRERELFKKRALSTPAVEKRPAPSSDSSASKKKKVKVEQSGSSSSKQSTDHSNGSFNLKALSGGSGYKFGVLAKIVNYMKTRHQRGDTHPLTLDEILDETQHLDIGLKQKQWLMSEALVNNPKIEVVDGKYAFKPKYNLKDKKALLRLLDKHDQRGLGGILLEDIEEGLPNAQKAIKALGDQIIFVNRPDKKKILFYNDKSCQFTVDEEFQKLWRSIPVDSMDEEKIEEYLKRQGISSMQETGPKKIVPIQKRKKPTSQRKRRFKTHNDHLAGVLKDYSDVVPGKQ